gtttaaaaaattaaaaattactgatCCCCATCttgcagtttctttctctttttggctTCTTGTCCACCAGACTACAATCTTTTGCAAAACCAGCTCTATGAAAAAGTTTACATTTCCTTCTAGATGGGTAGATTCATAGTTCACCTTGTGCATTACTAACTGCAACAGCTTCATGatcataaatatatttcttatttaatataaCCTCACTGAATAGGAGGGTTTTTTCTATTTGATTATGTTCAGTGAGTACTGTAAATACCATATATATGTGCCTCACTGAATAGGagggtttttttctatttgattatGTTCAATGagtatataaatactatatatatgcatacacacacacacagacacacacacacactatatatgtgtgtgtgtatatatatatacacacacacacaccagttcaATCAAATACTATATATGTGCtacttttaattgaaaaaaatataaggCAAATTATCCTCTTATCAGTCAAAAAAGTTAAAGGTAACttgttaaaatttttctgaagaGTCCCATTTGTTAAAGctatcatttattcttttcttggagTTGTATCTGATTCTTgaaaatatatcttctttggtgatggtgttctaaagaaaacaaaccaaatttTGGAAAATGGGTAAATAATTATGTTTGAAATAACACCTTTGATTCTCTTGTATCTTGTTTTTTGAATCTTTGGGGCTATTCTTTTACATGGACTAAAGAAAGATCTTACAGCGAATTTTAGAGAAAATTCTGGCAAAAGTAATAAAAGGAGCTTTAGAAGAAAATACCCCAGTAACTGTAGTTTTCTTCTCTAATATATCTTATATGTCatctttaatgaaatatttatttttaaatgtatatggagCATGATAAATTATAATGTGAAATTAATCACCAGGAAATGAATAATTATGACATTTTGTGCTGAAAGGAAATGGTTAAATACCAAATTGTAAATAAACTGTAGTACAATATAAATGTCTGTAAAtaggaaaaagcaaaatatataaagaattttatcATCTAAatatccttgttgactttctcctggtatcacaaaaaaaaattggaagaaaataaattctccTAATAGAAATAGCTCCAGAAAGAAAGAATCTGAAATAATGTCAAAGCACAAACCACTCAAAGCTGTAAAAAGTCTCAGATTTGAATAGATTAAAAATGATGGCATATGTCTTCATATTTTGAAGTGAAGAACACTAAAGTATTGCTATATATGAACAACTTTCACTGAGAAACAAATTAGATATAAAACAAACCATTTTTCCTCATTTCAAGAATTTCTTtatatctcaaaagaagatgAAATGTTGATTTTTGTCCAATGCCACAGAAAATTCAAACAACCTGATTCAAAGAATCAGACCCAAAGGACTCATTCAAGAAAGATAAATCAGGGTTTGCTTAAGAATTCTTTTAGAATATCCAATATATTCACCTGCAAGAGTCAAACTCCTTATCCCAAAAAAAAGCTTCAAGATGCTTCATCAGCAAAGTAAATTGTCATTGCCTATCTGTGTTCTCTCCACAGTCTGGGAAGCATGAATAACTCACAGATATCTACTGTGACACAGTTTGTCTTGCTGGGCTTTCCTGGTCCCTGGAAAATTCGGATCATCTTTTTCTCAATGATTTTGTTGGTCTACATCTTGACTCTGACTGGGAATATGGCCATCATCTGTGCAGTGAGGTGGGACCATCGACTCCATACCCCTATGTACATGCTCCTAGCCAACTTCTCCTTCCTAGAGATCTGGTATGTGACCTGCACAGTCCCCAACATGctggtaaattttttttccaaaactaaGACCATATCCTTCTCTGGATGCTTCACTCAGTTCTACTTCTTCTTTTCCCTGGGCACAACTGAATGCTTCTTCCTCTGTGTCATGGCTTATGATCGGTACCTGGCCATCTGCCACCCACTGCACTATCCCTCCATTATGACTGACCAGCTCTGCGGCATCTTGGTGTCTCTTTGTTGGCTCATTGGTTTCCTTGGACAttcaatttccattttcttcatttctcaacTACCTTTCTGTGGTcccaacatcattgatcattttCTGTGTGATGTGGACCCACTGATGGCATTGTCCTGTGCCCCTACTCACACCATAGGGCATGTGTTCCATTCTCTGAGTTCTCTTTTCATCATCCTCACCATGGTGTATATCCTTGGGTCCTATACCTTGGTGCTCAGAACTGTGCTTCAGGTTCCTTCTTCAGCTGGATGGCAAAAGGCCTTCTCTACCTGTGGATCACACTTGGTTGTGGTGTCTCTGTTCTATGGAACCATAATGGTGATGTATGTGAGTCCCACACCTGGCAACTCAGTTGCTATGCATAAGATCATCACACTGATATATTCAGTGGTAACACCTGTCTTAAACCCCCTCATCTACAGCCTACGCAACAAGGACATGAAATACGCCCTCCATCATGTCTTCTGTGGAAGAGAATTATCCAGAGCTCATGAATAGGGTTTTTTATAACCCAACGACTCTTTATGCGATTGGAAGAATAATCCTCTTCTTTTAACACAAACTGACTTGATTTTATTCATGGTCATCACAATCCTTTTGTACAAGCGAAACTATGTATCTGATCATATTTTGATGAGCTTCTGATTTCAGAAATGTGTTCCATGGGAGGTTGGCCCCAACATATGGTAAAAATAACACTTAAAAATCTTAATATCTATTTCCAGAAAGGTTTTTACTTTGGTGTGCAGTCTCCATCCACACAATTTTATTAAGACATATGAATCCAATTGATGGTTTGCTTACATAGTTGTCTatcacttcttttaaaaaacacaatattcCTGTTGACCTGGATTTTTGGTAACACATCATTATATAAAGTAAGATACACTTAGAGATTGTAAATTCAGTTTCACAATTCTTAGTTCATCATcctcatcaacagtgtacaaggggaGGCTGAAAGTTAGATTTAGAAAGAGTCGTTAGTGTGAAATCCAGCTAAGTGAAGTGAGGGTCACATCAAAAGAGCCACTTAGAAGGCTTGACCTTGTCCCCTGAAATTTGAGAGGCATCTTGACTGTCCTTGATTTGAACCTGGAAAAAATGTAAAGACTGTGAAAGTGATGACTCAGAGAGAGTAAAAGGAGATGGGCTGtagcaagaacaaactaaactccCACTCATAACAGAACAAATATAGAATACCCATATTTGACCTAGTTAGACCCTATGGAAAGTAACCTTCTTGCTGTCTTAAAAGGAACCCTACCCAAAAGTGCTACTTGGAAAAGTAAGGCCATTTCAAAAGTCTATACAGAGTAGGTCGCCCAAATCCAGGGTTAAAAGAAGTCATATGGAGCCAGCCA
The window above is part of the Macaca fascicularis isolate 582-1 chromosome 7, T2T-MFA8v1.1 genome. Proteins encoded here:
- the LOC102141900 gene encoding olfactory receptor 11H7: MNNSQISTVTQFVLLGFPGPWKIRIIFFSMILLVYILTLTGNMAIICAVRWDHRLHTPMYMLLANFSFLEIWYVTCTVPNMLVNFFSKTKTISFSGCFTQFYFFFSLGTTECFFLCVMAYDRYLAICHPLHYPSIMTDQLCGILVSLCWLIGFLGHSISIFFISQLPFCGPNIIDHFLCDVDPLMALSCAPTHTIGHVFHSLSSLFIILTMVYILGSYTLVLRTVLQVPSSAGWQKAFSTCGSHLVVVSLFYGTIMVMYVSPTPGNSVAMHKIITLIYSVVTPVLNPLIYSLRNKDMKYALHHVFCGRELSRAHE